A genomic segment from Bradyrhizobium diazoefficiens USDA 110 encodes:
- a CDS encoding lytic murein transglycosylase: MLQTRFLIAAVALLACSATASAQFAPPPARPAAPKATAPSPRAASCHNGASFDRFLADVKQQAVAAGVSQRTISEASPYLVYDQGIVNRDRGQRVFGQLFTEFAGRMAAPYRMQNGQQHIKAHAAAFARAEKEYGVPPAVIAAFWGLESDFGANMGNLPTLKSLVSLAYDCRRSEMFVNETIAALKIIDRGDLTADEMIGSWAGELGQTQFLPVHYVNYAVDYDGDGRRDLLRSEPDVIGSTANYIANGLKWRRGEPWLEEIKVPQNLPWEQTDLTVQQPRSKWAQLGVTYPDGRPLPNDNLAASVLLPMGRFGPAFMAYANFAAYTEWNNSLIYSTTAGYLATRIAGAAPMRKPAAPVAQLPFNELKQLQQLLVQAGFNVGKVDGVLGQQSRAAVKAMQTKYGLPADSWPTAELLARMRGGTAQAQPAGVVR; encoded by the coding sequence ATGCTCCAGACCCGATTTCTGATCGCGGCCGTCGCGCTCCTCGCATGCTCCGCCACTGCCTCGGCCCAGTTCGCGCCGCCGCCCGCAAGGCCTGCGGCGCCCAAGGCCACCGCGCCCTCGCCGCGCGCAGCCTCGTGCCACAATGGGGCGAGCTTCGATCGCTTCCTGGCCGACGTGAAACAGCAGGCGGTGGCCGCCGGCGTATCGCAGCGGACGATCTCGGAGGCTTCGCCCTACCTCGTCTACGACCAGGGCATCGTCAACCGCGACCGCGGCCAGCGCGTGTTCGGCCAGCTCTTCACCGAGTTCGCCGGCCGCATGGCCGCGCCCTATCGCATGCAGAACGGCCAGCAGCACATCAAGGCCCACGCGGCTGCCTTCGCGCGCGCCGAAAAGGAATATGGCGTGCCGCCGGCGGTGATCGCTGCGTTCTGGGGCCTGGAGAGCGACTTCGGCGCCAACATGGGCAACCTGCCGACGCTGAAATCGCTGGTGTCGCTCGCCTATGACTGCCGCCGCTCGGAGATGTTCGTGAACGAGACCATCGCCGCACTGAAGATCATCGACCGCGGCGATCTCACAGCCGACGAGATGATCGGCTCCTGGGCCGGCGAGCTCGGACAGACGCAGTTCCTGCCCGTGCATTACGTCAACTACGCCGTCGACTATGACGGCGACGGACGGCGCGATCTCCTGCGCAGCGAGCCCGACGTGATCGGCTCGACCGCGAACTACATCGCCAACGGCTTGAAGTGGCGGCGCGGCGAGCCATGGCTGGAGGAGATCAAGGTGCCGCAGAACCTGCCGTGGGAGCAGACCGATCTCACCGTGCAGCAGCCGCGCTCGAAATGGGCGCAGTTAGGCGTGACCTATCCCGACGGCCGGCCGCTGCCGAACGACAATCTCGCGGCGTCCGTGCTGCTGCCGATGGGACGCTTCGGGCCGGCTTTCATGGCGTATGCGAATTTCGCCGCCTACACCGAGTGGAATAACTCGCTGATCTACTCGACCACCGCGGGCTATCTCGCCACCCGCATCGCGGGCGCCGCGCCGATGCGCAAGCCGGCGGCGCCGGTCGCGCAGCTGCCATTCAATGAGCTCAAGCAATTGCAGCAGCTACTGGTCCAGGCCGGCTTCAATGTCGGCAAGGTCGACGGCGTGCTCGGCCAGCAGAGCCGCGCCGCCGTGAAGGCGATGCAGACCAAATACGGCCTGCCGGCCGATTCCTGGCCGACCGCGGAGCTGCTCGCGCGCATGCGCGGCGGCACGGCGCAGGCGCAGCCAGCGGGGGTGGTGCGGTAG
- a CDS encoding glycosyltransferase, with product MTALTPGLITLGAFMAVVPLLRRDSTMARSFLAVVSLVFLLRYLYWRVTATLPPPHLTADAVIGYPFMLLEAASLVAVALSLLFLSRTIDRTGAARIDGRAIDPHAPLIDVLICTYNEERSILERTIIGATGMEYGNYRVWVLDDGRRPWLRRLASELGCHYLARPDNHHAKAGNINHALKHVGALPERPDFVAILDADFVPRPDFLARTISLMDDASVGVVQTPQHFINPDPIQTNLAATDVWPDEQRFFFDILMPAKDAWGVAFCCGTSSLIRYAGLVQIGGFPTDSVTEDYLVTLRLKERGFNTIYLNERLTIGLAPEGLKEYITQRARWCLGLMQIVRGRSGPFSQDSKLSFIDRLSLVDAFMSWSAVYTSKVAGLMVPWLFLLFGIKAVQADLTELLRFFLPFYVWHGLSMAWLSHGRSLAMMTDVSQLIAAPAVLKAVAAGLLKPKGHKFKVTAKGGDRDRRFVEWPLLRIYGCALLITLAAIAYAFILHLRGENIAYGGLALAWSLYNALILTVVCFVCIEQPRKRKAERFDRNEPILLRQDGKWHLARLADISITGARLIDPDPPAPGSTIDCRIYGRSIAAIVVRRTTDGFAVRFEEGMDTRVHAIRAFYAGEYVRAYRGVRALPVGKALLMRLFG from the coding sequence ATGACGGCGTTGACGCCAGGCCTGATCACGCTCGGCGCCTTCATGGCGGTCGTGCCGCTGCTCCGGCGCGACAGCACGATGGCGCGCTCGTTCCTGGCCGTCGTGTCGCTGGTCTTCCTGCTCCGCTATCTCTATTGGCGTGTCACCGCGACACTCCCACCACCGCATCTGACGGCGGACGCCGTGATCGGTTATCCCTTCATGCTGCTGGAGGCGGCCTCGCTCGTCGCGGTCGCATTGTCCCTGCTGTTTCTGAGCCGGACCATCGACCGCACAGGTGCGGCCAGGATCGACGGCCGAGCCATCGATCCACACGCGCCGCTGATCGACGTCTTGATCTGCACTTACAACGAGGAACGATCCATCCTCGAGCGCACGATCATCGGCGCGACCGGTATGGAGTACGGCAATTATCGCGTCTGGGTGCTCGACGACGGAAGGCGCCCCTGGCTGCGGCGCCTCGCGAGCGAACTCGGCTGCCATTATCTCGCGCGGCCCGACAACCACCACGCCAAGGCAGGCAACATCAACCATGCACTCAAGCACGTCGGCGCCCTGCCGGAACGACCGGATTTCGTGGCCATTCTCGACGCGGACTTCGTGCCGCGGCCCGACTTCCTCGCGCGCACTATCTCCCTCATGGACGACGCTTCGGTCGGCGTGGTGCAGACGCCGCAGCACTTCATCAATCCCGACCCGATCCAGACCAACCTCGCTGCAACCGATGTATGGCCCGACGAGCAGCGCTTCTTCTTCGACATCCTGATGCCGGCGAAGGACGCCTGGGGCGTCGCCTTCTGCTGCGGCACCTCATCGCTCATTCGCTACGCCGGGCTGGTGCAGATCGGCGGCTTTCCAACCGACTCCGTCACGGAAGACTACCTCGTCACCCTTCGCCTGAAGGAGCGCGGCTTCAACACCATCTATCTCAACGAACGGTTGACGATCGGGCTCGCGCCGGAGGGGCTGAAGGAATACATCACCCAGCGTGCGCGCTGGTGCCTCGGCCTGATGCAAATCGTGCGCGGCCGCAGCGGACCGTTCTCGCAGGACTCGAAGCTGTCCTTTATCGACCGGCTCTCGCTGGTCGATGCCTTCATGAGCTGGTCGGCGGTCTACACGTCGAAGGTCGCGGGACTGATGGTGCCCTGGCTGTTCCTGCTGTTTGGCATCAAGGCGGTGCAGGCGGACCTCACCGAGCTATTGCGCTTCTTCCTGCCGTTCTACGTCTGGCACGGGCTCAGCATGGCCTGGCTGTCACACGGCCGTTCGCTCGCCATGATGACGGACGTCTCGCAACTCATCGCCGCGCCCGCGGTGCTCAAGGCGGTGGCAGCCGGCCTGTTGAAGCCGAAGGGACACAAGTTCAAGGTCACGGCGAAGGGCGGCGACCGTGACAGGAGATTTGTCGAATGGCCGCTGCTGCGGATCTATGGCTGCGCGCTCCTCATCACGCTGGCGGCCATTGCCTATGCCTTCATCCTGCACCTGCGCGGCGAGAACATCGCCTATGGCGGACTGGCCCTGGCCTGGAGCCTCTACAACGCGCTCATCCTCACCGTGGTCTGCTTCGTCTGCATCGAGCAGCCACGCAAGCGCAAGGCGGAGCGCTTCGATCGCAATGAGCCGATCCTGTTGCGTCAGGACGGCAAGTGGCATCTGGCGCGGCTCGCCGATATCTCCATTACCGGCGCCCGGCTGATCGATCCCGATCCGCCGGCACCCGGCAGCACGATCGACTGCCGCATCTATGGCCGCTCGATCGCGGCCATCGTTGTGCGACGAACCACGGACGGATTCGCGGTGCGGTTCGAGGAAGGCATGGATACGCGCGTGCATGCGATCCGGGCGTTCTATGCCGGCGAGTATGTCCGCGCCTATCGTGGCGTCAGGGCGCTTCCGGTCGGAAAAGCGCTGCTGATGCGTCTGTTCGGCTAG
- a CDS encoding HlyD family secretion protein yields MVDRLRAASIDPASTPSPHETKSETKTDAKGLQEALHEQLFADDETGHACEAQTAPEPGPRWPHLRRGAKIAIGLAIIAVFGWLPLRAIWEYSSVEAVLNSRLVTLRTPIGGRVVAAQPITDQAKLDAGTVLLRVVNSRGDRTRLDDLRRQKSRLEIERPSVAAKLAAAQAAQKDLARQATQFREGRVLQLEARIAEIQTSIEAAAARRDEASAAVERASSLAKSGNVSTVELARLTRELSVAQQTELGARKRLDAAKVELTAAQNGSFLGDSYNDRPSSVQREEEMRQRAGDLEADLARTDTEIAWLANEIIIEEARFADLSEANITTPVAGRVWEMMTSPGEDVQAGQPLLKILDCSGAVITANVTENVYNRLQLGDRASFEPNDGGEPISGTVVNLTGAAGAPANLAINPDALSKEPYRVTVAPGDAAAHACTVGRTGRVVFARRETAP; encoded by the coding sequence ATGGTAGACCGCTTACGCGCCGCTTCCATCGACCCCGCATCCACTCCTTCCCCTCACGAGACCAAGAGCGAGACCAAGACCGACGCGAAGGGATTACAGGAGGCGCTGCACGAGCAGCTGTTCGCCGATGACGAAACCGGCCACGCATGCGAGGCGCAGACGGCGCCAGAACCAGGGCCGCGCTGGCCGCATCTGCGACGCGGCGCCAAGATCGCCATTGGACTTGCCATCATCGCCGTGTTCGGCTGGCTGCCGCTGCGTGCGATCTGGGAGTATTCGAGCGTCGAGGCGGTGCTGAATTCTCGTCTCGTCACCCTGCGCACGCCGATCGGCGGCCGCGTGGTCGCCGCCCAGCCCATTACCGATCAGGCCAAACTTGACGCCGGAACCGTGCTCCTGCGCGTCGTGAACTCGCGCGGGGATCGCACCCGGCTCGACGATCTGCGACGGCAGAAATCGCGCCTGGAGATCGAGCGGCCGAGCGTTGCCGCCAAGCTTGCCGCGGCCCAGGCAGCCCAAAAGGATTTGGCGCGGCAGGCCACGCAATTCCGCGAGGGACGCGTGCTTCAGCTCGAGGCCCGCATCGCCGAGATCCAGACCTCGATCGAGGCGGCGGCAGCGCGGCGGGACGAAGCCAGCGCCGCCGTCGAGCGCGCATCCTCGCTCGCGAAGTCCGGCAATGTCTCGACGGTCGAGCTGGCGCGGCTGACGCGCGAGCTTTCCGTGGCACAGCAAACCGAGCTCGGTGCGCGCAAGCGGCTGGATGCCGCGAAGGTCGAGCTCACGGCGGCACAGAACGGCTCGTTCCTCGGCGACAGTTATAACGACCGCCCGAGCTCGGTGCAGCGCGAGGAGGAGATGCGTCAGCGCGCCGGCGATCTCGAGGCTGATCTCGCGCGCACCGACACCGAGATCGCCTGGCTCGCCAACGAGATCATCATCGAGGAGGCCCGCTTCGCCGATCTGTCCGAAGCCAACATCACGACACCCGTTGCGGGCCGCGTCTGGGAGATGATGACCTCGCCGGGCGAGGACGTGCAGGCCGGCCAACCCCTGCTCAAGATCCTCGATTGCAGCGGCGCCGTCATCACGGCCAATGTCACCGAGAACGTCTACAATCGCCTGCAGCTCGGCGACCGCGCCAGCTTCGAGCCGAATGACGGCGGCGAGCCGATCTCCGGCACCGTGGTCAATCTGACCGGCGCCGCCGGCGCGCCCGCCAATCTCGCCATCAATCCGGATGCGCTCAGCAAGGAGCCCTATCGCGTGACCGTGGCGCCTGGCGATGCCGCTGCCCACGCCTGCACCGTGGGGCGCACCGGCCGCGTTGTGTTTGCCCGGCGCGAGACCGCACCGTGA
- the htpX gene encoding zinc metalloprotease HtpX, protein MNYLRTAMLLAGLTALFMGVGYLIGGASGAMIALVIAAATNLFTYWNSDRMVLSMYGAHEVDRSTAPELVGLVAELAGRAGLPMPRVFLMDEAQPNAFATGRNPENAAVAVTTGLMHQLSREELAGVIAHELAHIKHHDTLLMTITATIAGAISMLAQFGMFFGGHRDNNNGPGIVGSILMMILAPLGAMLVQMAISRTREYAADNLGARIVGQPMWLASALVKIEGAAHQVPNFEAERNPATAHMFIINPLSGHGVDNLFATHPSTQNRIAALQQLAAELGAQAAPSVGANENYPPASPWGRSSSRGPWRGPSQGPSRGPWG, encoded by the coding sequence ATGAACTATCTTCGTACCGCAATGCTTCTCGCAGGCCTCACCGCCCTGTTCATGGGCGTGGGCTATCTGATCGGCGGTGCCTCCGGCGCCATGATCGCGCTCGTCATTGCCGCGGCGACCAATCTCTTCACCTACTGGAACTCCGACCGCATGGTGCTCTCGATGTACGGCGCCCATGAGGTCGACCGTTCGACCGCGCCGGAACTGGTGGGTCTCGTCGCCGAGCTTGCGGGCCGCGCGGGCTTGCCGATGCCGCGTGTATTCCTGATGGACGAGGCGCAGCCCAACGCGTTCGCGACCGGCCGCAATCCCGAGAACGCCGCCGTTGCCGTCACCACCGGCCTGATGCACCAGCTCAGCCGCGAGGAGCTCGCCGGCGTGATCGCGCATGAGCTTGCGCATATCAAGCATCACGACACGCTGCTGATGACGATCACCGCGACCATCGCGGGCGCGATCTCGATGCTGGCGCAGTTCGGCATGTTCTTCGGCGGCCACCGCGACAACAACAACGGCCCGGGCATCGTCGGCTCGATCCTGATGATGATCCTCGCTCCGCTCGGCGCCATGCTGGTGCAGATGGCGATCAGCCGCACCCGCGAATATGCCGCGGACAATCTCGGTGCGCGCATCGTCGGCCAGCCGATGTGGCTGGCCTCGGCGCTGGTGAAGATCGAGGGCGCCGCACATCAGGTCCCGAACTTCGAGGCCGAACGAAATCCCGCGACCGCGCACATGTTCATCATCAATCCGCTGTCGGGCCACGGCGTGGACAATCTCTTCGCCACCCATCCCTCGACGCAGAACCGTATCGCGGCGCTCCAGCAGCTCGCGGCCGAGCTCGGCGCGCAGGCGGCGCCGTCGGTCGGCGCCAACGAGAACTATCCGCCGGCGAGCCCGTGGGGCCGCTCATCTTCGCGCGGTCCTTGGCGTGGTCCTTCGCAAGGTCCTTCTCGTGGGCCTTGGGGCTAA
- a CDS encoding tetratricopeptide repeat protein yields MTRAAVPLLIVLGVLIGLSTHMVVNCGDEDEPDICAAVIGFSPLRGSLIAFAYEGRGRIALRHGDWRRAIADFDEAIHLNPNRASLYRDRAEARRQNGDLELAIADYDEAIAHDPKLAAPYHQRGLALAATGDLDRAILSYNTAVRLAPSDAQARLDRGLAFLARGQADDARADFEAALALPAGKDARTREAARAKLAELASAEPTRVSAPRR; encoded by the coding sequence ATGACCAGAGCTGCCGTACCATTGCTGATCGTCCTGGGCGTGCTGATCGGCCTGTCCACGCATATGGTCGTCAATTGCGGGGACGAGGACGAGCCCGACATCTGCGCGGCCGTGATCGGTTTCTCGCCGCTCCGCGGTTCTCTGATCGCCTTTGCCTATGAAGGGCGCGGGCGGATCGCGCTGCGCCACGGCGACTGGCGGCGGGCGATCGCGGATTTCGACGAGGCCATTCACCTCAATCCCAATCGCGCCTCGCTCTATCGCGACCGCGCGGAGGCGCGCCGGCAGAACGGCGACCTCGAGCTCGCCATTGCGGATTACGACGAGGCGATCGCGCATGATCCCAAGCTCGCCGCGCCCTATCACCAGCGCGGTCTTGCGCTCGCCGCCACCGGCGATCTCGATCGCGCCATCCTGAGCTACAACACGGCGGTCCGTCTCGCCCCCTCCGATGCGCAGGCCCGGCTCGACCGTGGCCTGGCGTTCCTCGCCCGCGGCCAGGCCGACGATGCGCGCGCCGATTTCGAAGCCGCTCTCGCGCTGCCCGCCGGCAAGGATGCCCGCACGCGCGAGGCGGCGCGCGCCAAGCTCGCCGAACTCGCCAGCGCCGAGCCGACCCGGGTTTCAGCACCGCGGCGGTGA
- a CDS encoding antibiotic biosynthesis monooxygenase, whose amino-acid sequence MYAAIRQAKAKSGSAEELARRIKDGAVPIISDVDGFRAYYVVYAGDDTVTAISIFDKFEQAEEANRRAIAWIEKDLGPLLAGDARAAAGPVIVHTLA is encoded by the coding sequence ATGTATGCCGCCATCCGTCAGGCCAAGGCGAAAAGCGGGAGCGCGGAGGAGCTGGCGCGCCGCATCAAGGACGGCGCCGTTCCGATCATCAGCGACGTCGACGGTTTCCGCGCCTATTACGTCGTCTATGCCGGCGACGACACGGTCACAGCGATCTCGATCTTCGACAAGTTCGAGCAGGCGGAGGAGGCGAACCGGCGCGCGATCGCCTGGATCGAGAAGGATCTCGGCCCGCTGCTCGCCGGCGACGCGCGCGCCGCCGCGGGACCGGTGATCGTGCATACGCTGGCGTAG
- a CDS encoding helix-turn-helix domain-containing protein: MPAESGKKLFVGPRFRRIRQQLGLSQTQIAEGLGISPSYVNLIERNQRPVTAQILLRLAETYDLDLRDLATADEDRFFAELNEIFSDPLFRQIDVPKQELRDLAELCPGVTHALQRLYAAYTEARQGETLAAAQMADRDVGTRYEANPVERVRELIEANRNYFPELEQAAETLRDELNVPAEGLYAALAARLREKHSIQTRIMPVDVMRETLRRFDRHRRQLLISELVDPPGRAFQLAFQLGLGECAQQLETIINRAGPLDDAPRRLFRITLGNYFAAAVMMPYPAFLAAAEALNYDIHVLAQRFNSGFEQVCHRLTTLQRPNARGIPFFLLRVDNAGNVSKRFSSGTFPFSKFGGTCPLWNVHSTFDTPDRLLKQVIELSDGTRYFSIAQMVRRPVAPHPLPQPRFAIGLGCEIRHAARLVYAAGMDLEKTEGTPIGVNCRLCERENCAQRAEPPITRTLILDETTRRVSSFAFSNAREL, from the coding sequence ATGCCCGCCGAATCCGGGAAGAAACTGTTCGTCGGCCCGCGCTTCCGGCGGATCCGGCAGCAATTGGGCCTGTCGCAGACCCAGATCGCCGAGGGGCTCGGGATCTCGCCGAGCTACGTCAACCTGATCGAGCGCAACCAGCGCCCGGTGACCGCCCAGATCCTGCTGCGGCTGGCCGAAACCTACGACCTCGACCTGCGCGACCTCGCCACCGCCGACGAGGACCGATTCTTTGCCGAGCTCAACGAGATCTTCTCCGATCCCCTGTTCCGCCAGATTGACGTACCCAAGCAGGAGCTGCGCGACCTCGCCGAACTCTGTCCCGGCGTCACCCACGCGCTGCAGCGCCTCTACGCGGCCTATACCGAGGCCCGTCAGGGCGAGACGCTGGCAGCCGCGCAAATGGCCGACCGCGACGTCGGCACGCGCTATGAGGCCAATCCGGTCGAACGCGTGCGCGAGCTGATCGAGGCGAACCGCAACTATTTTCCGGAACTCGAACAGGCCGCGGAGACGCTTCGCGACGAGCTGAACGTGCCGGCCGAAGGGCTCTACGCGGCCCTTGCCGCGCGCTTGCGCGAAAAGCATTCGATCCAGACCCGCATCATGCCTGTCGATGTGATGCGCGAGACGCTGAGGCGCTTCGACCGCCACCGCCGCCAGCTCCTGATTTCGGAACTGGTCGACCCGCCCGGCCGCGCGTTCCAGCTCGCCTTCCAGCTCGGCCTTGGCGAATGCGCGCAGCAGCTGGAGACCATCATCAACCGCGCCGGCCCGCTCGACGACGCGCCGCGGCGGCTGTTCCGCATCACGCTCGGCAATTACTTCGCAGCGGCCGTGATGATGCCCTACCCGGCCTTCCTCGCCGCGGCGGAAGCGCTCAACTACGACATCCACGTGCTGGCGCAGCGCTTCAATTCCGGCTTCGAGCAGGTCTGCCACCGCCTCACCACCTTGCAGCGGCCGAACGCGCGCGGCATTCCGTTCTTCCTGCTGCGCGTCGACAATGCCGGCAACGTCTCCAAGCGTTTCTCGTCCGGCACCTTCCCCTTCTCGAAATTCGGCGGCACCTGCCCGCTGTGGAATGTGCACTCGACCTTCGACACGCCGGATCGCCTGCTGAAACAGGTGATCGAGCTCTCCGACGGCACGCGCTATTTCTCGATCGCGCAGATGGTGCGCCGCCCGGTCGCGCCGCACCCGCTGCCGCAGCCGCGCTTCGCCATCGGCCTCGGCTGCGAGATCCGCCACGCCGCGCGCCTCGTCTACGCCGCCGGCATGGACCTGGAGAAGACGGAAGGCACGCCCATCGGCGTCAACTGCCGCCTCTGCGAACGCGAAAACTGCGCCCAGCGCGCCGAGCCGCCGATCACGCGTACGCTGATCCTGGACGAGACGACGCGGCGGGTGTCGAGTTTCGCGTTCTCGAACGCACGGGAGTTGTGA